A stretch of Microbulbifer bruguierae DNA encodes these proteins:
- the secD gene encoding protein translocase subunit SecD has protein sequence MNRYPLWKYLLILIITGLGLLYAAPNLYRPDPAVQISGQSSSLKIDQGVLSRAEKALNEAGIEYFGGEVQEKAVLLRLKSLEEQLPAKRAIQESLGHSDYVVALNLAPTTPEWLSRMGASPMKLGLDLAGGVHFLMEVDTNSIVKANMDGYVSEVKSKLRTAKARYRSVDLVDDREIVARFRDEELRTLGMRTLRKEFPTLLLTEAGSGSNLEIHITLADQEIKQLEDYAVSQNLTTLRNRVNELGVAEPIVQRQGRNRIVVELPGVQDTAEAKRIIGKTANLEFRMAAEPDALANSKEYFEYRDERDRATRGGAWLERKVIIAGERVTNARVGYDENGMPQVNITLDSRGGEMMHRATWKNVGRLMGTLFVESRFTPEKQLDAEGNEVIVQKRVDDKKIISLATVLNPLGKQFRTTGLEAAEAQELALLLRSGALAAPMYFVEERVIGPSLGADNIEVGVTSVQIGLLAVVICMLVFYRVFGLAANIALAVNLVLLVAVMSILGATLTLPGIAGMVLTIGMAVDANVLIFSRIREELRNGLPPQSAINAGFDNAYSAIVDANITTLIVAVILYAIGSGPVQGFAVTLSIGILTSMFSAIMGTRALINLFYGGRRVQKLWI, from the coding sequence ATGAATCGCTATCCCCTCTGGAAATATCTCCTGATCCTGATTATCACCGGATTGGGACTGCTGTATGCAGCCCCCAATCTGTACCGTCCCGACCCTGCCGTCCAGATCTCCGGTCAATCGAGCTCCCTGAAGATCGATCAGGGTGTACTGAGCCGTGCCGAAAAGGCGCTGAACGAGGCGGGAATTGAGTACTTCGGTGGAGAAGTTCAGGAAAAAGCGGTACTGCTGCGCCTGAAGTCCCTTGAGGAGCAGCTGCCGGCCAAGCGCGCCATTCAGGAGTCTCTGGGGCACAGTGACTATGTGGTGGCGTTGAATCTGGCTCCCACTACACCGGAGTGGCTCAGCAGAATGGGGGCGAGCCCGATGAAGCTTGGTCTCGATCTTGCCGGTGGGGTGCACTTCCTGATGGAAGTGGATACCAACTCCATCGTAAAGGCCAATATGGATGGCTACGTCTCTGAGGTGAAATCCAAGCTGCGTACCGCCAAGGCTCGCTACCGCAGTGTTGATCTGGTAGATGACCGGGAAATCGTCGCCCGTTTCCGTGATGAAGAGTTGCGCACTTTGGGGATGCGCACACTGCGTAAAGAGTTTCCTACATTGCTTCTCACTGAAGCGGGAAGCGGCAGTAACCTGGAAATCCACATAACTCTTGCAGATCAGGAAATCAAGCAGCTCGAAGATTACGCGGTCTCCCAAAACCTTACCACCCTGCGTAACCGGGTAAATGAACTGGGGGTCGCCGAACCAATTGTTCAGCGTCAGGGCCGCAACCGCATCGTGGTGGAATTGCCTGGTGTACAGGATACAGCGGAAGCCAAGCGAATCATCGGCAAGACCGCCAACCTGGAATTCCGGATGGCGGCCGAGCCCGATGCACTGGCCAATAGCAAGGAATACTTCGAGTATCGCGATGAGCGTGATCGTGCGACTCGCGGCGGCGCTTGGCTGGAACGAAAGGTGATTATTGCCGGCGAACGGGTAACCAATGCTCGGGTTGGCTACGATGAAAACGGCATGCCGCAGGTAAACATTACCCTCGATTCCCGCGGTGGTGAAATGATGCACCGTGCGACCTGGAAGAATGTGGGTCGTCTTATGGGCACGCTGTTTGTAGAAAGCCGCTTTACCCCGGAAAAACAGCTGGATGCCGAGGGTAATGAAGTCATTGTGCAGAAACGTGTCGATGACAAAAAAATCATCAGTCTGGCCACCGTATTGAACCCTCTGGGTAAACAATTCCGCACTACGGGCCTGGAGGCGGCGGAAGCGCAAGAGCTGGCGCTGCTGCTCCGCTCTGGTGCGCTGGCCGCACCTATGTATTTCGTCGAAGAACGGGTTATTGGCCCCTCTCTCGGCGCAGACAATATTGAGGTTGGCGTCACTTCGGTACAGATCGGTCTGCTGGCTGTGGTGATCTGTATGCTGGTGTTCTACCGGGTGTTCGGTCTCGCTGCCAATATTGCACTGGCGGTCAACCTGGTACTGCTGGTGGCGGTGATGTCCATTCTCGGGGCGACTCTCACCCTGCCGGGTATTGCCGGTATGGTGCTGACGATCGGCATGGCGGTGGACGCCAACGTACTCATTTTCTCCCGGATCAGGGAGGAGTTACGCAATGGGCTGCCGCCTCAATCCGCCATCAATGCGGGTTTTGACAACGCCTACAGTGCGATCGTTGACGCTAATATCACAACCCTGATTGTGGCAGTGATTCTTTACGCAATCGGCTCCGGTCCGGTGCAGGGCTTTGCTGTTACGCTGTCGATCGGGATTTTGACGTCCATGTTCAGCGCGATCATGGGTACCCGGGCATTGATCAACTTGTTCTACGGCGGTCGCCGCGTGCAGAAACTCTGGATTTAA
- the secF gene encoding protein translocase subunit SecF encodes MSNSKEENGKITEYMGKRVYDFMRWRKLAAAISIALVVASLIALAVNGLKLGLDFTGGTQIEVGYEKAPKIEDVRDQLDEAGFTGAAVVRFGSDSELLIKLPPEIAEKQAAQNAREAEANDSIGDKVVAALRQHTDGRVDLRRVEMVGPQIGEELRDDGGLGMLFALVVVMAYVALRFQYKFAVGAVVALIHDVIIVLGFFAILRLDFDLTVLAAVLAVIGYSINDTIVVYDRVRENFRKVRQASPEEVINISMSQTLSRTFMTSFTTLLVLWALQFFGGELIHNFSLALIIGVVIGTFSSVYVAANLLMAMKVSKEDLMPPVREGSELDEMP; translated from the coding sequence ATGAGTAATAGCAAAGAAGAAAACGGAAAAATCACCGAGTATATGGGCAAGCGCGTGTACGATTTCATGCGTTGGCGCAAACTGGCTGCGGCCATATCCATTGCGTTGGTGGTGGCATCTCTGATTGCGCTGGCAGTGAATGGCCTGAAGCTGGGGCTCGATTTTACCGGCGGTACCCAGATCGAAGTGGGCTATGAGAAGGCGCCGAAGATAGAGGACGTACGCGATCAGCTGGATGAAGCCGGCTTTACCGGCGCAGCAGTGGTGCGCTTCGGTTCCGACAGCGAGCTGCTGATCAAGCTACCTCCGGAGATTGCGGAAAAGCAGGCTGCGCAGAACGCCCGCGAAGCTGAGGCCAACGATTCCATTGGCGATAAAGTGGTTGCCGCGCTGCGCCAGCACACTGACGGCCGTGTCGATCTGCGCCGGGTAGAAATGGTTGGTCCGCAGATTGGTGAAGAGCTGCGCGACGACGGTGGTCTGGGCATGCTGTTTGCCCTGGTGGTGGTGATGGCCTATGTGGCACTGCGTTTCCAGTACAAGTTCGCCGTTGGTGCGGTGGTAGCGCTGATTCACGATGTGATCATCGTGCTCGGCTTCTTTGCCATTCTGCGCCTGGATTTCGATCTTACGGTACTGGCAGCGGTGTTGGCGGTTATTGGTTACTCGATCAACGACACCATTGTGGTATATGACCGGGTGCGTGAGAATTTCCGCAAAGTGCGTCAGGCTTCCCCGGAGGAGGTGATCAATATTTCCATGAGCCAGACCCTGAGTCGAACCTTCATGACCTCATTCACCACCTTGCTGGTCCTTTGGGCACTGCAATTCTTTGGTGGCGAGCTGATTCACAATTTCTCTTTGGCGCTGATTATCGGTGTGGTAATCGGTACCTTCTCCTCGGTATATGTGGCTGCGAATCTGCTGATGGCCATGAAAGTTTCCAAGGAAGATCTGATGCCGCCTGTCAGGGAAGGCTCGGAGCTGGATGAGATGCCCTGA